A genome region from Carya illinoinensis cultivar Pawnee chromosome 2, C.illinoinensisPawnee_v1, whole genome shotgun sequence includes the following:
- the LOC122300217 gene encoding amino acid transporter AVT1H, with the protein MWEKISKYIRNWPCLHSNCILHRNQVPNGIDIHAGATSDVQWVSCHVCLEESKLCVCHHSIKNLNSVENGIDVEHHVEAKGSFAHAVINMIGMLIGLGQLSTPYALETGGWASVSLLVGLGIICTYSSHLLGKCLDKNLKSRSYTDIGQHAFGKKGRILAATFIYLEIFMALVSYTISLHDNLITVLSGTHIKVPWAKLSTSQLLTSIAVLIALPSLWLRDLSSISFLSSGGIIMSLLIFISVACTAIFGGVKSNHKIPILHIHNIPAVSGLYIFSYAGHIVFPNLYKAMKDPSRFTKVSIVSFTLVTALYTALAFMGAKLFGPEVNPQITLSMPRHLLVTKIALWATVLTPMTKYALEFAPLAIQIERTLPVKMSPRLKLIIRGILGSILLLLILALALSVPYFEYVLSLTGSLVSIAIGVIFPCAFYIKICWHQISKPVLILNLSLIAFGTLLGLLGTISSSKLLIISVSTKKSSVNPRI; encoded by the exons ATGTGGGAAAAGATATCAAAGTATATTAGGAATTGGCCATGCCTTCACTCAAATTGTATTTTGCATCGTAATCAAGTCCCGAATGGGATAGACATCCATGCAGGTGCAACCTCGGATGTGCAGTGGGTGAGCTGCCATGTTTGTTTGGAGGAAAGCAAGCTATGCGTGTGCCATCACAGCATCAAGAACTTAAATAGTGTCGAAAATGGCATAGACGTTGAACACCATGTGGAGGCTAAAGGTTCTTTTGCTCATGCTGTGATTAACATGATTGGGATGCTCATAG GGTTGGGGCAGTTGTCAACTCCGTATGCATTGGAAACTGGAGGGTGGGCCTCTGTCTCTCTACTTGTAGGACTTGGGATAATATGCACATATAGCTCTCATCTACTTGGAAAATGCCTAGACAAGAATCTCAAGTCAAGGAGTTACACGGATATTGGACAGCATGCATTtggaaaaaaaggaagaatttTAGCCGCCACCTTCATCTACCTAGAAATTTTCATGGCACTTGTGTCCTACACAATCTCACTACATGACAACCTAATTACAGTGCTTTCAGGAACACATATTAAGGTTCCATGGGCTAAACTCTCGACGTCTCAGTTGCTAACATCAATTGCTGTCTTAATAGCATTACCCAGTCTATGGCTTAGAGATCTATCTTCCATATCTTTCCTTTCTTCAGGCGGCATAATTATGTCTCTTCTCATTTTTATATCAGTGGCATGCACTGCCATTTTTGGAGGTGTAAAATCCAATCACAAGATACCAATCCTCCACATCCATAACATTCCTGCAGTATCTGGGCTCTATATCTTCAGCTATGCAGGACACATCGTTTTTCCCAATTTATACAAAGCTATGAAAGATCCATCCAGGTTTACAAAG GTGTCTATTGTAAGCTTCACATTAGTGACGGCACTTTATACAGCATTAGCGTTCATGGGTGCCAAACTGTTTGGGCCTGAAGTCAATCCTCAAATCACTCTGAGCATGCCTCGACATCTTCTGGTGACAAAGATTGCATTATGGGCCACTGTGCTAACACCCATGACCAAATATGCACTTGAATTTGCGCCACTTGCCATTCAGATTGAGCGTACACTTCCTGTTAAGATGAGTCCCAGATTAAAGTTGATCATAAGGGGTATTTTAGGTTCAATTCTACTTCTGCTGATACTAGCCTTGGCTCTGTCCGTACCATATTTTGAATATGTTCTGAGCCTCACGGGTTCCCTCGTTAGCATCGCCATTGGTGTGATCTTCCCTTGTGCATTCTACATCAAGATTTGTTGGCATCAAATATCAAAGCCAGTCTTGATACTTAACCTATCCCTCATTGCGTTTGGCACCCTACTTGGGCTGTTAGGAACCATTTCCTCATCGAAATTACTTATTATAAGCGTAAGTACAAAAAAGAGCTCAGTCAACCCAAGAATATGA